From Rutidosis leptorrhynchoides isolate AG116_Rl617_1_P2 chromosome 3, CSIRO_AGI_Rlap_v1, whole genome shotgun sequence, a single genomic window includes:
- the LOC139896198 gene encoding zinc finger protein ZAT5-like: MHIDDHRRWSSSFAMVEATSSSYNNSQSTSDNEKDEDMANCLIMLAESVSPIKKHKLDHHKNVTLKIRRLNEITTTTTRPNSSFRNYECKTCDRAFPTFQALGGHRASHKKPKLTNEDRDSIASMKMDFLEEDQQELVLADREENKSITRNNKFSYPASDVLQERYKNKTIKVHECSICGSEFFSGQALGGHMRRHRTIPHSTTQITAKSQVLSLDLNLPPQEVMEDVHSQQRPLVFSTASLVDCHY, translated from the coding sequence ATGCATATTGATGACCATCGAAGGTGGTCTTCTTCTTTTGCTATGGTTGAAGCAACTTCTAGCTCCTACAATAATAGTCAGTCAACATCAGATAATGAAAAGGATGAAGACATGGCGAATTGCTTGATTATGTTAGCCGAAAGTGTTTCTCCAATCAAGAAACACAAATTAGATCATCACAAAAATGTTACCTTAAAAATCCGTCGTCTAAATGAGATCACCACCACCACTACTAGACCAAATTCAAGTTTCCGCAACTACGAGTGTAAAACATGTGATCGTGCTTTCCCTACATTCCAAGCTCTAGGTGGACATAGAGCTAGTCACAAGAAACCTAAACTTACAAATGAAGATAGGGATTCTATTGCGTCCATGAAAATGGATTTTTTAGAAGAAGATCAGCAGGAATTAGTTCTGGCTGATCGTGAAGAAAACAAATCTATTACAAGAAATAATAAGTTTTCTTATCCGGCGTCAGATGTTCTCCAAGAAAGATACAAGAACAAAACGATAAAAGTTCATGAATGCTCAATATGTGGATCTGAGTTCTTTTCAGGGCAAGCTCTAGGCGGTCACATGAGAAGACACCGCACAATTCCACACTCAACCACCCAAATCACTGCAAAATCTCAAGTGCTATCTTTAGATCTAAACCTTCCACCGCAAGAAGTTATGGAGGACGTCCATTCACAACAACGACCTCTTGTTTTCTCAACTGCGTCATTGGTGGATTGCCATTACTAA